Proteins co-encoded in one Opitutus terrae PB90-1 genomic window:
- a CDS encoding TonB family protein, with protein sequence MNIRSLFSLLAGLATVSAFAALPEYTPMKVIQTEPVMYPRQLSDLGVTTGEVHVAVQVDETGKLTDHLVTAYTHPKFAEAAVDALNKWRFEPAVVKGQPCSATVDLTFVFETRGMVVVNMTISSYVEMRTMQLRPTANSYSVCRLSELDAIPTPAKVVTPGYPADAAKQGQPGQVTVFFYIDEQGRVRLPAVSRESSLQYESFAAAALDAVSQWQFEPPMSKGRPVLVAARQDFTFKPAPVAAAAPAPTATR encoded by the coding sequence ATGAATATCCGCTCCCTCTTTTCTCTCCTGGCCGGGCTCGCCACCGTCAGCGCTTTTGCCGCCCTGCCCGAGTATACGCCGATGAAGGTCATCCAGACCGAACCGGTGATGTATCCCCGTCAGTTGAGTGATCTCGGCGTCACGACCGGCGAAGTTCACGTGGCGGTGCAGGTCGACGAAACCGGCAAGCTCACCGATCATCTCGTCACCGCCTACACGCATCCGAAATTCGCCGAAGCCGCGGTGGATGCGCTCAACAAATGGCGCTTCGAGCCGGCCGTTGTGAAAGGCCAGCCGTGCAGTGCCACGGTCGATCTCACCTTCGTGTTCGAGACCCGCGGCATGGTCGTGGTGAACATGACCATCAGCTCCTATGTCGAAATGCGGACGATGCAGCTGCGCCCGACGGCGAACAGCTACAGCGTGTGCCGGCTCAGCGAGCTGGATGCGATTCCCACGCCCGCGAAGGTCGTGACACCCGGCTATCCCGCCGATGCGGCGAAGCAGGGGCAGCCGGGCCAGGTCACGGTGTTCTTCTACATCGATGAACAGGGCCGCGTGCGTCTGCCCGCGGTGAGCCGCGAATCGAGCCTGCAATACGAAAGTTTCGCCGCCGCGGCGCTCGATGCGGTGAGTCAGTGGCAGTTCGAGCCGCCGATGTCCAAAGGTCGGCCGGTGCTCGTGGCTGCGCGGCAGGACTTCACCTTCAAGCCCGCGCCCGTCGCCGCGGCTGCTCCGGCGCCCACGGCCACCCGATAG
- a CDS encoding Spy/CpxP family protein refolding chaperone, which yields MNRSLLIILLGVAVGLGVHFGYYQLHRPASFDTLEGQLAWMRTELKLTEPQFAQIKELHEASSPRLRALAVEVARMRAEFEAFEHQRLTSDHVDFIEFAQFVEARRNINRECLESTRRLVMATADVMTPEQRAQYLGIVSAVDPLQL from the coding sequence ATGAACCGCTCCCTCCTGATCATTTTGCTCGGCGTGGCCGTGGGCTTGGGCGTGCATTTCGGCTACTATCAGCTGCACCGCCCGGCGAGCTTCGACACCCTGGAAGGCCAGCTCGCCTGGATGCGGACCGAACTCAAGCTCACCGAGCCGCAATTTGCCCAGATCAAGGAATTGCACGAGGCGTCGAGCCCGCGGCTGCGCGCGCTTGCCGTCGAAGTCGCCCGGATGCGGGCGGAGTTCGAGGCGTTCGAGCACCAGCGGCTGACGTCCGACCACGTTGATTTCATCGAGTTCGCCCAATTCGTCGAAGCGCGTCGCAACATCAACCGCGAATGCCTCGAGTCGACCCGCCGGCTGGTCATGGCCACGGCGGACGTCATGACCCCGGAACAGCGGGCCCAGTATCTGGGGATCGTCTCGGCCGTCGATCCATTACAACTCTGA
- a CDS encoding RNA polymerase sigma factor: protein MPTDPAIDRASLVALQHGDTTALNRLIARWQRPLVSYAYRYVQNSADANDLVANVFVRLYQQRTRLRTDTNVAAWLFTALTNLCHNHHRWKRRHPTVPLEPVNNRDDGERSSGDFGEVASDRPGPDTLLAQDEVAGAVRSAIDELPHDLKVAVLLHHYENLSYREIAEITSCSERGIETRLYRARQQLRQMLGHLIREATSC from the coding sequence GTGCCCACTGACCCCGCCATCGATCGCGCGAGCCTCGTCGCCCTGCAGCACGGCGACACCACGGCCTTGAACCGGCTCATCGCCCGGTGGCAGCGGCCATTGGTGAGTTACGCGTACCGCTACGTGCAAAACTCTGCGGACGCGAACGACCTCGTCGCGAACGTGTTCGTGCGGCTGTACCAGCAGCGCACCCGCCTCCGCACCGACACGAATGTCGCCGCGTGGCTGTTCACCGCGCTGACCAATCTTTGCCACAACCATCACCGCTGGAAGCGGCGTCATCCGACCGTGCCGCTCGAACCGGTCAACAACCGCGATGATGGCGAACGCTCGAGCGGCGATTTCGGCGAAGTGGCGAGCGATCGCCCCGGACCGGACACCCTGCTGGCGCAGGACGAGGTCGCGGGCGCCGTGCGCAGTGCGATCGACGAACTGCCGCACGACTTGAAGGTCGCGGTGCTGCTCCACCATTACGAGAACCTGTCCTATCGCGAGATCGCCGAGATCACGAGTTGCTCCGAACGCGGGATCGAAACCCGGCTCTACCGCGCGCGGCAGCAGCTACGGCAGATGTTGGGCCATTTGATTCGCGAGGCGACGAGCTGTTAG
- a CDS encoding DUF1343 domain-containing protein, with translation MPRTAKWAHMVGFFAPFSFQRTLAYAALALGLLGCSASQAPTRSANGAAQSAPVAPLYTPPAPAPRPSTPLVLLGIDVLEAQGFAPVKGKRIGLLTHAAGVNRNGVSTIEVLRRAPGVKLVALFGVEHGIYGLLPAEKKYEDHTDARTGLRVLSLYNGRSRKPTKAQLSGLDAVVVDLQDIGTRSYTYVSAMKLVMEACFEHDVEVIVLDRPNPLGGLKADGPPLDTKWMSYVGAFRVPYVHGLTIAELARMAKEAPGVLAVSDAARARGRLTVVPMRGWRRSMRWPETGLTWIPTSPMVQDFSACVGYAMVGLGTYWDPPRFDLGFRHGVGDQYAFRGISHKSVKSEIIERELEQLKIPGLSFRRVSVPNREGKPMTGVFVEVTDWDEWNPTQLSFYLMQLACRIEKKNPFLVPDSAASGFLRHMGSEEFFRALQRDGANTNIAAFFADWQRRAKIYQAQSKRYWLYQ, from the coding sequence ATGCCCCGGACCGCAAAGTGGGCGCACATGGTCGGGTTTTTTGCTCCTTTCTCCTTCCAACGGACGCTGGCCTACGCGGCTTTGGCTCTTGGGCTTCTGGGCTGCAGTGCCAGTCAGGCGCCCACCCGCTCCGCCAACGGTGCGGCCCAAAGCGCGCCCGTCGCCCCACTCTATACCCCGCCGGCCCCCGCGCCGCGGCCCAGCACACCGCTGGTCCTGCTGGGCATTGACGTGCTCGAGGCGCAGGGCTTCGCGCCGGTGAAGGGCAAGCGCATCGGCCTGCTGACCCACGCCGCCGGCGTGAATCGCAATGGCGTGAGCACCATCGAGGTGTTGCGCCGCGCTCCTGGGGTAAAGCTCGTCGCGCTCTTCGGCGTGGAGCACGGCATTTACGGACTGCTGCCGGCCGAGAAAAAATACGAGGATCACACCGACGCGCGCACGGGTTTGCGCGTGCTATCGCTCTATAACGGCCGTTCGCGCAAGCCCACCAAGGCGCAACTCAGCGGGCTCGATGCGGTCGTCGTCGACCTCCAGGACATCGGCACCCGCAGCTACACCTACGTGAGCGCGATGAAGTTGGTGATGGAGGCCTGTTTTGAACACGACGTGGAAGTGATCGTCCTCGACCGACCGAACCCGCTCGGCGGACTGAAAGCCGACGGCCCTCCGCTCGATACGAAATGGATGAGCTACGTCGGCGCCTTTCGCGTTCCGTATGTTCACGGGCTCACGATCGCGGAGCTCGCCCGCATGGCCAAAGAAGCGCCCGGCGTGCTCGCGGTGTCCGACGCCGCGCGCGCGCGCGGACGGCTGACCGTCGTTCCGATGCGCGGCTGGCGGCGCAGCATGCGCTGGCCGGAGACCGGGCTCACTTGGATTCCCACCTCGCCGATGGTGCAGGATTTTTCGGCGTGCGTGGGCTATGCGATGGTCGGGCTCGGCACGTATTGGGATCCGCCGCGCTTCGACCTCGGCTTCCGGCACGGCGTCGGCGACCAATACGCGTTCCGGGGAATTTCCCACAAATCGGTGAAGAGCGAAATCATCGAACGCGAATTGGAACAGCTGAAGATTCCGGGGCTGTCGTTCCGCCGCGTGAGTGTGCCGAATCGCGAGGGCAAACCGATGACCGGCGTGTTCGTCGAGGTCACCGATTGGGACGAATGGAACCCGACGCAGCTGAGTTTTTATCTGATGCAGCTCGCGTGTCGGATTGAAAAAAAGAATCCGTTCCTGGTGCCCGACTCAGCCGCCAGCGGTTTCCTTCGTCACATGGGCAGCGAGGAATTCTTCCGCGCGCTCCAGCGCGACGGCGCGAACACCAACATCGCGGCATTCTTCGCGGACTGGCAGCGACGCGCCAAGATCTATCAGGCGCAGAGCAAACGCTACTGGCTTTACCAGTAG
- a CDS encoding glycerate kinase — MRVLLAFDKFKHALTARAACRTAAEALRETHPDWILDECPLADGGEGFAEILTVAAGGVMHTVSACGPRGRRVQAAFGLVAAERVNAAVQARLDLPPLPAGSRVAVLEMAAASGLALLSPSEQNPWLTTTLGTGELIAAAQRAGAAAVLLGVGGSATNDLGTGALAALGVEFMDHGERLIVPPVPATWQEVARIRGSVIGKLPPLRIACDVTNPLLGPQGCAAVFAPQKGLTPADLPKLEEADARMGRMLCDHHGQPERQMDSPGAGAAGGLAFGLMVAAGARLVRGADLVATWLDLDRRVAAADLVLTGEGCFDRSSLAGKGPGALIALAQAAGKPIHVFAGRIAVDIGSAAQLHAISPPELPLHAALAATAEGLRRAVQRQLG, encoded by the coding sequence ATGCGCGTCCTGCTCGCCTTCGACAAATTCAAGCACGCGTTGACCGCCCGAGCGGCCTGCCGCACCGCGGCAGAAGCGTTGCGCGAAACGCACCCGGACTGGATTCTCGACGAGTGTCCGCTCGCCGACGGTGGGGAAGGATTTGCGGAGATTCTCACCGTGGCGGCCGGCGGCGTCATGCATACTGTGAGCGCCTGCGGGCCGCGGGGGCGTCGCGTCCAAGCGGCCTTCGGTCTGGTGGCAGCCGAGCGGGTGAACGCGGCCGTGCAGGCCCGGCTCGATTTGCCGCCGTTGCCGGCAGGGTCGCGCGTGGCGGTCCTCGAGATGGCGGCCGCCAGCGGTCTGGCGCTGTTGTCGCCATCGGAGCAAAATCCATGGCTCACGACGACGCTGGGCACCGGCGAACTGATCGCCGCGGCGCAGCGCGCGGGCGCGGCGGCGGTGCTCCTCGGCGTGGGGGGCAGCGCCACCAACGATCTCGGCACCGGCGCGCTCGCCGCGCTCGGCGTGGAGTTCATGGATCACGGCGAGCGGCTGATCGTTCCACCCGTGCCCGCAACGTGGCAGGAGGTGGCGCGTATCCGCGGATCCGTGATCGGCAAGCTGCCGCCGCTGCGGATCGCCTGCGATGTGACCAATCCCCTCCTCGGCCCGCAGGGTTGCGCGGCAGTTTTCGCGCCGCAGAAAGGTCTCACGCCGGCCGACCTGCCGAAACTCGAGGAGGCCGATGCCCGCATGGGCCGGATGCTGTGCGACCACCATGGCCAGCCGGAGCGGCAAATGGACTCGCCCGGGGCCGGCGCCGCCGGTGGGCTCGCCTTCGGCTTGATGGTCGCCGCCGGCGCCCGGCTGGTGCGGGGTGCTGATCTGGTGGCAACATGGCTGGACCTCGATCGTCGCGTGGCCGCGGCCGATCTGGTGCTGACCGGCGAAGGCTGCTTCGATCGCAGCTCGCTCGCGGGCAAAGGACCAGGCGCACTCATCGCCCTCGCGCAGGCAGCGGGCAAACCGATCCATGTATTCGCCGGCCGGATCGCGGTCGACATCGGGTCCGCAGCACAGCTCCACGCGATCAGCCCGCCCGAACTGCCGCTGCACGCTGCGCTGGCCGCCACCGCGGAGGGATTGCGTCGCGCCGTGCAGCGGCAACTCGGCTGA